In Juglans microcarpa x Juglans regia isolate MS1-56 chromosome 7D, Jm3101_v1.0, whole genome shotgun sequence, the following are encoded in one genomic region:
- the LOC121239344 gene encoding nucleolar GTP-binding protein 1-like has product MVQYNFKKITVVPNGKDFIDIILSRTQRQTPTVVHKGYAISRLRQFYMRKVKYTQQNFHEKLSTIIDEFPRLDDIHPFYGDLLHVLYNKDHYKLALGQINTARNLISKIAKDYVKLLKYGDSLYRCKCLKVAALGRMCTVIKRIAPSLAYLEQIRQHMARLPSIDPNTRTVLICGYPNVGKSSFINMITRADVDVQPYAFTTKSLFVGHTDYKYLRYQVIDTPGILDRPFEDRNIIEMCSITALAHLRAAVLFFLDISGSCGYSIAQQSALFHSIKSLFLNKPLIIVCNKTDLQPLEGISEEDMKLVMEMKAEAMKTLIGQGGEATSDQGVLLTMSTLTEDGVIAVKNAACERLLDQRVELKMKSKKINDCLNRFHVAIPKPRDQKERPPYIPQAVLEAKAKQAVEKEKRKTERDLEDENGGAGVYSASLKKNYMLANDEWKEDVMPEIIDGHNVYDFIDPDILQRLEELEQEEGLRQASEADDDFEMDGKELTLEEQQALAEIRKKKSLLIQQHRVKKSTAESRPIVPRKFDKDRQFTTRRMGRQLSALGLDPALAINRARSRSRGRKRERSPERGANDGGDIMDMDVDTPNKKQRLRSLSRSRSKSRPPGEIVPGEGFKDSSQKVKAVKLAKKSAKKRNKDARRGEADRVIPTLKPKHLFSGKRSIGKTQRR; this is encoded by the coding sequence ATGGTGCAGTATAACTTTAAGAAGATTACTGTAGTACCAAATGGAAAGGACtttattgacattattttgtCTCGCACCCAAAGACAAACACCTACTGTTGTCCACAAGGGTTATGCTATTTCCCGTCTTCGTCAGTTTTACATGCGCAAAGTAAAGTATACCCAACAGAACTTTCATGAGAAGCTCTCTACAATCATTGATGAGTTTCCTAGACTGGATGATATCCACCCCTTTTATGGGGACCTTCTTCATGTTCTCTACAACAAAGATCACTACAAGCTGGCCCTTGGTCAAATCAATACTGCAAGGAACCTTATTAGTAAGATTGCTAAAGACtatgtaaaattgttgaagtATGGTGACTCACTGTACCGATGCAAGTGTCTGAAGGTTGCTGCTCTTGGCCGCATGTGTACTGTGATAAAGAGGATTGCTCCTAGTTTGGCATACTTGGAACAGATTAGACAACATATGGCGAGGCTACCTTCAATTGACCCGAATACTCGAACGGTCTTGATTTGTGGGTACCCCAATGTTGGCAAGAGTTCATTCATTAACATGATCACCAGGGCTGATGTCGATGTACAGCCCTATGCATTCACAACTAAGTCGCTCTTCGTTGGTCATACAGATTACAAATACCTACGGTACCAAGTCATCGATACACCAGGAATTTTGGACCGTCCCTTCGAAGATCGTAACATTATTGAGATGTGCAGCATCACAGCTCTTGCGCATCTGCGCGCTGCTGTGTTGTTCTTCTTAGATATCTCAGGGTCTTGCGGGTATAGCATTGCTCAACAGTCTGCTCTTTTCCACAGCATTAAGTCTCTATTTTTGAACAAACCTTTGATTATTGTCTGCAACAAGACGGACTTGCAACCACTGGAAGGGATATCTGAGGAAGACATGAAGTTGGTCATGGAGATGAAAGCTGAAGCTATGAAGACTCTGATTGGTCAAGGAGGTGAGGCTACTAGTGACCAGGGGGTGCTTTTGACCATGAGCACTTTGACCGAAGATGGAGTAATTGCTGTAAAAAATGCAGCTTGTGAGAGGTTATTAGATCAGAGGGTGGAATTGAAGATGAAATCCAAAAAGATAAATGACTGCTTAAATCGTTTTCATGTTGCAATTCCAAAGCCGCGGGACCAGAAGGAAAGGCCACCTTATATTCCGCAAGCAGTATTGGAAGCTAAAGCTAAGCAAGCAGTTGAGAAGGAAAAGAGGAAAACTGAAAGGGATTTGGAGGATGAGAATGGTGGTGCAGGTGTATACTCTGCTAGTTTGAAGAAGAATTATATGTTAGCCAACGATGAATGGAAAGAAGATGTAATGCCTGAAATTATTGATGGGCACAATGTATATGACTTCATTGATCCAGATATTTTACAAAGGCTAGAAGAGTTGGAACAAGAAGAAGGGCTTCGGCAGGCTTCGGAGGCTGATGATGATTTTGAGATGGATGGCAAGGAATTAACTCTAGAAGAGCAACAGGCATTGGCTGAGATCCGGAAAAAGAAAAGCCTACTCATTCAACAGCATAGGGTCAAGAAGAGCACTGCAGAGAGCCGACCGATTGTACCAAGAAAATTTGACAAGGACAGACAATTCACAACAAGGAGAATGGGAAGGCAGCTATCTGCCTTGGGGCTGGATCCAGCTTTGGCTATTAACCGAGCCCGTAGTAGGTCAAGGGGTCGGAAGAGGGAGAGGTCACCTGAAAGAGGAGCTAATGATGGTGGTGATATTATGGATATGGATGTTGACACACCTAACAAAAAGCAGCGACTTAGGTCTCTATCCCGATCTAGGTCGAAGTCACGGCCACCTGGTGAAATTGTTCCTGGAGAGGGCTTCAAAGACTCTTCTCAAAAGGTTAAGGCAGTAAAACTTGCCAAGAAATCTGCCAAGAAGAGGAACAAGGATGCTCGTCGTGGTGAGGCAGACAGAGTAATCCCTACTTTGAAACCAAAACATTTGTTCTCAGGAAAGCGCTCTATTGGAAAAACCCAAAGACGCTGA